TGTTGCCGCCACCAACAAGGACCTCCAGAAGGAGGTAGACGCCAAGAGGTTCAGGGAAGACCTTTACTTCCGCCTTAAGGCCGTTACACTTTACATCCCGCCATTAAGAAAACGCAGGGAAGATATTTCTGAACTTGCGCTCCATTTTATTAAGATGTATTCAGAGGCAAACAACCTGCCGCAGCCGCACATTACAAACGAGGCTCTGGACCTTCTGACCAACTTCCCCTGGACGGGTAATATACGAGAACTTAAGAACTCCATTGAGACAGCAATAGCCTTAAACCGCACGGGAATGCTGGACGTGCAGTCGTTTTCATTCCTTCTTAAGAGCAGGAGTGAAGAAAGAGAAAACAGGAATCTGCCCGTTTTCATCCACCGCACGCCGGAGGAATCGGACAGGGAGATGATCTACCGCGCTTTAATTGATATCAAGCGGGATTTGATGGAGCTTAAGCAGGTGGTCTATAAAAACTACCAGGAAATTCACGAAAAGGATAACAATAATTCGCACATTAATGTCGACGAAGTGGTGCCGATTGAGGTAATGGAGAAAGAGGCAATCAGGAACGCCCTTCATTACTCCAAAGGCAACAAAAAAGAAGCGGCAAAACTCTTAAAAATAAGTGAAAGAACACTTTACCGGAAGATGCAGGAATATGATCTATAAAATTATGCGCCCTTTGGGACTATTGTTTGTTATAATGATTGTTAGTAATTTTGAGGGCTGTTTTTATTCCTTTACCGGGGCCTCGGTGGCTCCGCACTTAAAAACAGTGGCTATCCCGGTAGCTGAAGACAGAAGCGGGGTGGGGGAACTTAATTTAAGGGAGCAGCTGACAAGCAAGCTTATTCAGTCATTTAATAATGACAACACGCTCCGTGTGGCTGAAAAGTCGGGTGCCGACGCGCTGCTTGAGTGTTCAATAATTTCATTTACAGATGCCCCTGCAGTAATTACAGCAGCAGGAAATAACAGGGAAAGCGTTGCGACCCGAAGAATAACGGTTACAGTAAGGGTTATGTTCAAGGATCTGGTTAAAAAGAAGACCATTTCCGAAAAAAATTATTCTAATTACGGTGATTATACAACGGAAAATATAGCGGCTAACAGGCCGGCAGGGATTCAGACGGCGCTTAACAGGGTGACGGAGGATATACTGATCGGCACGGTATCAAATTGGTAAAAATTTTCAAGGAAAAACAATGGATGATGTAGTACTAATTTCTTATTTCATTTCACTATCGATATTATTGATTTTCGGCTGTCACGGTTTTGTGATGCTGTTTTATCATAACAAATACGGGCAGAACCGCCCCCAGGCGAACAAGGAATTAAAAGAGGATAAAAAAGTTACCATTCAGCTTCCTTTGTATAACGAGCTTTATGTTGTCGAAAGACTAATTAACTGTGTCTGCGCTATTGACTATCCGAAAGACCTACTTGAAGTTCAGGTGCTCGACGACTCCACAGACGAAACGACACAGCTCGTAGCAAGGCTCGTTGCAGAAAAGCAAAATCTGGGTTTCGACATCAAGCAGATCAGGCGCGGCAACAGGGAAGGTTTCAAGGCCGGTGCCCTTTACGAGGGGCTTAAAGTTGCCAAAGGTGATTACGTGGCCATATTTGATGCTGATTTTATGCCGACAAAAGATTTTCTCAAGAAGACTCTAAGCTATTTTAATAATCCGAAGATCGGAATGGTTCAGACCAGGTGGGATCATGCCAACAGCGAGGAATCGCTTCTTACCAAAGTTCAGGCACTTGCTTTAGACGGGCACTTTGTTATAGAACAGAGCGTAAGAAACAAGGCAGGATTCTTCATTACATTTAACGGCACAGGCGGCATCTGGAAAAAAGAATGCATTGAGGATGCCGGCAACTGGCAGGGTGACACTCTGGCCGAGGACCTGGACCTCAGCTACAGGGCACAGTTAAAGGGGTGGAAGTTTGTTTACCTGAGGGACTTTACAACTCCTGCCGAGCTTCCGGATGAGATTAACGCGCTTAAGGCACAGCAGTTCAGGTGGACAAAAGGCCACATTGAAACGGCAAAGAAGCTTCTCCCATTGGTCTGGAAAAGTAAAAACATTTCACTCAGGACCAAGCTTCAGTGCACATTTCACCTGAGCATTAACTTTGCATTTCCTATTACGCTTCTGGCTTGCAT
The DNA window shown above is from Ignavibacteria bacterium and carries:
- a CDS encoding sigma-54-dependent Fis family transcriptional regulator, which translates into the protein MTISQFQEKFGIIGKSKEIRDLVDIIMQVAQSDISVLIFGESGVGKEVFARAIHGYSKRADKPLVTVNCGAIPEGILESELFGHRKGSFTGAVDNRKGYFEIADGGTLFLDELAEMPLTTQVKLLRAIENKEFMRIGSETVTQVDVRIVAATNKDLQKEVDAKRFREDLYFRLKAVTLYIPPLRKRREDISELALHFIKMYSEANNLPQPHITNEALDLLTNFPWTGNIRELKNSIETAIALNRTGMLDVQSFSFLLKSRSEERENRNLPVFIHRTPEESDREMIYRALIDIKRDLMELKQVVYKNYQEIHEKDNNNSHINVDEVVPIEVMEKEAIRNALHYSKGNKKEAAKLLKISERTLYRKMQEYDL
- a CDS encoding LptE family protein; amino-acid sequence: MIYKIMRPLGLLFVIMIVSNFEGCFYSFTGASVAPHLKTVAIPVAEDRSGVGELNLREQLTSKLIQSFNNDNTLRVAEKSGADALLECSIISFTDAPAVITAAGNNRESVATRRITVTVRVMFKDLVKKKTISEKNYSNYGDYTTENIAANRPAGIQTALNRVTEDILIGTVSNW
- a CDS encoding glycosyltransferase, which encodes MDDVVLISYFISLSILLIFGCHGFVMLFYHNKYGQNRPQANKELKEDKKVTIQLPLYNELYVVERLINCVCAIDYPKDLLEVQVLDDSTDETTQLVARLVAEKQNLGFDIKQIRRGNREGFKAGALYEGLKVAKGDYVAIFDADFMPTKDFLKKTLSYFNNPKIGMVQTRWDHANSEESLLTKVQALALDGHFVIEQSVRNKAGFFITFNGTGGIWKKECIEDAGNWQGDTLAEDLDLSYRAQLKGWKFVYLRDFTTPAELPDEINALKAQQFRWTKGHIETAKKLLPLVWKSKNISLRTKLQCTFHLSINFAFPITLLACILNVPLVFIKNSGPHEAFFNMMSIFILAFFSSFLFYLYSQKDIHTDWRKKIALFPLFMAGSMGFAVNNSRAVVEGLLSRKSEFVRTPKVKPGDNQPKPNYSARKKLSPTVYIEMLLAAYCLVGVIASIYFMEIAALPFHLLFFLGFTMVSSMSLKSVYSKK